A region of the Synergistaceae bacterium genome:
ATGTCAAGTATTCTCAATCTTCTCTCTCCTGGGCGTTCCAGAGGGCGGCGTAAAGACCGTTTCGAGCCATGAGTTCTTCGTGCCCGCCCTGTTCTGCTATGCCCGCGTCGGTCAGGACTACGATCCGGTCGGCGTGGCGGATGGTGGAGAGACGGTGAGCGACCACCAAGGTCGTGCGGCCTTGACTGAGCCGGGTCAGAGCTTTTTGAATCTGGGCCTCTGTGGCGTTATCCAAGGCGCTGGTGGCCTCGTCGAGGATTAAAATGGGCGGGTTTTTCAAAAACACGCGGGCAATGGCGATGCGCTGCTTCTGCCCACCCGACAGCATCACTCCCCGCTCGCCCACGTAAGTGTCGTAGCCGTCGGGTAGGGTGCTGATGAACTCATCGAGGGACGCGTTGGCGGCGGCGGCCTCCACCTCTTCGTTCGATGCGTCCACGTTACCGTAGGCAATGTTGTCCCGGACCGAACCGCTGAATAAAAAAGTTTCCTGTTGCACGATTCCAATTTTCCGACGCAGCGACAGGCGCGTATAAGAGCGAATATCCACGCTGTCCAGAGTGATGCGACCCTCATCCAACTCGTAAAAACGTGGCAGTAAGTGACAAAGCGTGGATTTTCCTCCACCCGATGGCCCCACGAGGGCTACCGTTTCCCCGCTGTGGACCTCCAGGCACAGGTCGGACAGGACGTTCTTGCTGGTCTCGTCGCCGTAGCGGAAGGTGATGTGCTCGAAAAACACATCTCCTTTCAGGCTGGTTAGATCCCGCGCTCCGGGGTCGTCTTTCTCTGGCTCCTCCGCCATCAGCTCCTGCAGACGCGTGAATCCCGTCATGCCGTTTTGGAGCTGCTCCACAAAGTTGATCAGGCGTTTGATGGGTTCGGTGAAAAGCCCCACGAACAGCAGGTACGCAGCGAACTCGCCGGCGCCGATCTTGCCGTAGTAGGCGAAAATCCCCCCCGACGCCAGAGCCGCCAGAAGCAACAGGTCCATGATGAACCCCGTCCCTGATGAAAATTGCGCCATAGCGCGGTACTGCAAGCCGCGAGCGTGAGCGTAGGCTTTGTTGCCGATTTGAAATTTATCTAACTCGTGCTCGGAGGTTTCGAAGGCCTTGGAGACGCGAACCCCCTCGATGCTATTAGCCAATCCGGCGTTAACCTCCCCGATCTCCACACGGGCCTTCATGGAGGTTCGCGATAATTTGCCGCGCATAAGAATGGAGAACCAAATCAGAAAAGGGATAAGGGCGAAAATGATCAAGGTCAGGTTG
Encoded here:
- a CDS encoding ABC transporter ATP-binding protein/permease, yielding MFKKFAAYYVPHIKLFAADMLCAFLSSMCSMFYPIVTRNIINIYIPERRLSVLANWMAALFGVYVLKAGFNYFIQFYGHVMGVLITMDMRRDAFDHLQRLPFAFFDKTKTGTLMSRVINDTFEIAELSHHGPEDLFLSIAMLSGSFVILCTMNVNLTLIIFALIPFLIWFSILMRGKLSRTSMKARVEIGEVNAGLANSIEGVRVSKAFETSEHELDKFQIGNKAYAHARGLQYRAMAQFSSGTGFIMDLLLLAALASGGIFAYYGKIGAGEFAAYLLFVGLFTEPIKRLINFVEQLQNGMTGFTRLQELMAEEPEKDDPGARDLTSLKGDVFFEHITFRYGDETSKNVLSDLCLEVHSGETVALVGPSGGGKSTLCHLLPRFYELDEGRITLDSVDIRSYTRLSLRRKIGIVQQETFLFSGSVRDNIAYGNVDASNEEVEAAAANASLDEFISTLPDGYDTYVGERGVMLSGGQKQRIAIARVFLKNPPILILDEATSALDNATEAQIQKALTRLSQGRTTLVVAHRLSTIRHADRIVVLTDAGIAEQGGHEELMARNGLYAALWNAQERED